A portion of the Pogoniulus pusillus isolate bPogPus1 chromosome 6, bPogPus1.pri, whole genome shotgun sequence genome contains these proteins:
- the CTBP2 gene encoding C-terminal-binding protein 2 isoform X1 — MALVDKHKVKRQRLDRICEGIRPQIMNGPMHPRPLVALLDGRDCTVEMPILKDLATVAFCDAQSTQEIHEKVLNEAVGAMMYHTITLTREDLEKFKALRVIVRIGSGYDNIDIKAAGELGIAVCNIPSAAVEETADSTVCHVLNLYRRNTWLYQALREGTRVQSVEQIREVASGAARIRGETLGLIGFGRTAQAVAVRAKAFGFNVIFYDPYLQDGIERSLGVQRVYTLQDLLYQSDCVSLHCNLNEHNHHLINDFTIKQMRQGAFLVNTARGGLVDEKALTQALKEGRIRGAALDVHESEPFSFAQGPLKDAPNLICTPHTAWYSEQASLEMREAAATEIRRAITGRIPESLRNCVNKEFFVTTAPWSVIDQQAIHPELNGATYRYPPGMVSVAPGGIPTAMEGIIPGGIPVTHNLPTVAHPSQAPSPNQPTKHGDNREHPNEQ, encoded by the exons GTATTCGCCCTCAAATCATGAACGGCCCCATGCACCCCCGGCCCCTGGTGGCACTGCTGGACGGCAGGGACTGCACGGTGGAGATGCCCATTCTGAAGGACTTGGCGACGGTGGCATTCTGTGACGCACAATCAACTCAGGAGATTCATGAGAAG GTATTAAATGAAGCCGTTGGGGCAATGATGTACCACACCATCACACTGACTCGAGAAGACCTGGAGAAGTTCAAGGCCTTACGGGTCATTGTTCGAATAGGCAGTGGCTATGACAACATCGACATCAAAGCAGCAGGGGAGCTTG GGATCGCCGTCTGCAACATCCCCTCTGCCGCTGTGGAGGAGACTGCCGACTCCACTGTCTGCCACGTCCTCAACCTCTACCGGCGGAACACGTGGCTCTACCAGGCCCTGCGGGAGGGCACACGGGTGCAGAGCGTGGAGCAGATCCGGGAGGTGGCCTCCGGCGCTGCCCGCATCCGGGGAGAGACGCTCGGCCTCATTGGCTTCG GTCGCACTGCGCAGGCGGTGGCAGTCCGAGCCAAGGCGTTCGGCTTCAACGTGATCTTTTATGACCCGTACCTGCAGGACGGCATAGAGAGGTCCCTCGGAGTGCAGCGGGTCTACACGCTGCAGGACCTGCTCTACCAGAGCGACTGCGTCTCCTTGCACTGTAACCTTAACGAACACAACCACCACCTCATCAACGACTTCACGATTAAGCAG ATGAGGCAGGGAGCGTTCCTGGTGAACACAGCACGCGGTgggctggtggatgagaaggcCTTAACTCAAGCCCTGAAGGAGGGACGGATACGAGGGGCTGCGCTCGACGTGCACGAGTCAGAACCCTTCAG ttttgctcaaGGCCCACTGAAAGATGCTCCTAACTTAATCTGTACCCCCCACACTGCGTGGTACAGTGAGCAGGCATCACTAGAGatgagagaagctgctgctacTGAAATACGGCGTGCCATCACAG GCCGCATCCCTGAAAGCCTACGGAACTGCGTGAATAAGGAATTCTTTGTCACAACAGCTCCGTGGTCAGTAATAGATCAGCAAGCAATCCATCCAGAGCTCAATGGTGCCACGTACAG GTATCCACCTGGGATGGTCAGCGTTGCACCGGGAGGAATACCCACAGCTATGGagggcatcatccctggaggcatcccCGTTACCCACAATCTTCCCACAGTGGCACACCCTTCCCAAGCTCCATCTCCCAACCAGCCCACAAAACACGGGGACAACAGGGAACATCCCAACGAGCAATAG
- the CTBP2 gene encoding C-terminal-binding protein 2 isoform X2, whose product MNGPMHPRPLVALLDGRDCTVEMPILKDLATVAFCDAQSTQEIHEKVLNEAVGAMMYHTITLTREDLEKFKALRVIVRIGSGYDNIDIKAAGELGIAVCNIPSAAVEETADSTVCHVLNLYRRNTWLYQALREGTRVQSVEQIREVASGAARIRGETLGLIGFGRTAQAVAVRAKAFGFNVIFYDPYLQDGIERSLGVQRVYTLQDLLYQSDCVSLHCNLNEHNHHLINDFTIKQMRQGAFLVNTARGGLVDEKALTQALKEGRIRGAALDVHESEPFSFAQGPLKDAPNLICTPHTAWYSEQASLEMREAAATEIRRAITGRIPESLRNCVNKEFFVTTAPWSVIDQQAIHPELNGATYRYPPGMVSVAPGGIPTAMEGIIPGGIPVTHNLPTVAHPSQAPSPNQPTKHGDNREHPNEQ is encoded by the exons ATGAACGGCCCCATGCACCCCCGGCCCCTGGTGGCACTGCTGGACGGCAGGGACTGCACGGTGGAGATGCCCATTCTGAAGGACTTGGCGACGGTGGCATTCTGTGACGCACAATCAACTCAGGAGATTCATGAGAAG GTATTAAATGAAGCCGTTGGGGCAATGATGTACCACACCATCACACTGACTCGAGAAGACCTGGAGAAGTTCAAGGCCTTACGGGTCATTGTTCGAATAGGCAGTGGCTATGACAACATCGACATCAAAGCAGCAGGGGAGCTTG GGATCGCCGTCTGCAACATCCCCTCTGCCGCTGTGGAGGAGACTGCCGACTCCACTGTCTGCCACGTCCTCAACCTCTACCGGCGGAACACGTGGCTCTACCAGGCCCTGCGGGAGGGCACACGGGTGCAGAGCGTGGAGCAGATCCGGGAGGTGGCCTCCGGCGCTGCCCGCATCCGGGGAGAGACGCTCGGCCTCATTGGCTTCG GTCGCACTGCGCAGGCGGTGGCAGTCCGAGCCAAGGCGTTCGGCTTCAACGTGATCTTTTATGACCCGTACCTGCAGGACGGCATAGAGAGGTCCCTCGGAGTGCAGCGGGTCTACACGCTGCAGGACCTGCTCTACCAGAGCGACTGCGTCTCCTTGCACTGTAACCTTAACGAACACAACCACCACCTCATCAACGACTTCACGATTAAGCAG ATGAGGCAGGGAGCGTTCCTGGTGAACACAGCACGCGGTgggctggtggatgagaaggcCTTAACTCAAGCCCTGAAGGAGGGACGGATACGAGGGGCTGCGCTCGACGTGCACGAGTCAGAACCCTTCAG ttttgctcaaGGCCCACTGAAAGATGCTCCTAACTTAATCTGTACCCCCCACACTGCGTGGTACAGTGAGCAGGCATCACTAGAGatgagagaagctgctgctacTGAAATACGGCGTGCCATCACAG GCCGCATCCCTGAAAGCCTACGGAACTGCGTGAATAAGGAATTCTTTGTCACAACAGCTCCGTGGTCAGTAATAGATCAGCAAGCAATCCATCCAGAGCTCAATGGTGCCACGTACAG GTATCCACCTGGGATGGTCAGCGTTGCACCGGGAGGAATACCCACAGCTATGGagggcatcatccctggaggcatcccCGTTACCCACAATCTTCCCACAGTGGCACACCCTTCCCAAGCTCCATCTCCCAACCAGCCCACAAAACACGGGGACAACAGGGAACATCCCAACGAGCAATAG